A region from the Chionomys nivalis chromosome 22, mChiNiv1.1, whole genome shotgun sequence genome encodes:
- the Ier5l gene encoding immediate early response gene 5-like protein: MECALDAQSLISISLRKIHSSRTQRGGIKLHKNLLVSYVLRNARQLYLSERYAELYRRQQQQQQQQQPPHHQHQHLAYAAPGMPANAADFGPLQLGGGGDAEAREPVARHQLHQLHQLHQLHLQQQLHQHQHPAPRSCAAAVAVAGAPAGCAGALSELPGCAALQPPHGAPHRGQHLEPLQPGPAPLPPPAPAALCPRDPRVPAACSAPSAPPGAAPPTVAASSPPASPAPSSSPGFYRGAYPAPSDFGVHCSSQTTVLDLDTHVVTTVENGYLHQDCCASAHCPCCGQGAPGPGLASAAGCKRKYYPGQEEEDDDEEDAGDLGAEPPGGAPFAPCKRARFEDFCPDSSPDASNISNLISIFGSGFSGLVSRQPDSSEQPPPLNGQLCAKQALASLGAWTRAIVAF; encoded by the coding sequence ATGGAGTGCGCCCTGGACGCCCAGAGCCTGATCAGCATCTCCCTGCGCAAGATCCACAGCTCCCGGACCCAGCGCGGCGGCATCAAGCTGCACAAGAACCTCCTAGTGTCCTACGTGCTCCGCAACGCGCGCCAGCTCTACCTGAGCGAGCGTTACGCCGAGCTCTACCGGcgccaacagcagcagcagcagcaacagcagccgccccaccaccagcaccagcacctcGCGTACGCGGCGCCGGGGATGCCGGCCAACGCGGCGGACTTCGGCCCGCTCCAACTTGGCGGCGGCGGGGACGCGGAGGCGCGCGAGCCGGTCGCCCGGCACCAGCTGCACCAGCTCCACCAGCTCCACCAGCTGCACCTCCAGCAGCAGCTGCACCAGCACCAACACCCGGCGCCCAGGAGCTGcgcggcggcggtggcggtggcCGGGGCGCCCGCGGGCTGCGCGGGGGCGCTCTCAGAGCTGCCCGGGTGCGCCGCGCTCCAGCCGCCGCACGGCGCGCCCCACCGCGGGCAGCACTTGGAGCCGCTGCAGCCGGGTCCTGCTCCGCTGCCGCCGCCCGCGCCCGCCGCGCTCTGCCCGCGGGACCCTCGCGTCCCGGCCGCCTGCTCTGCGCCCTCGGCGCCCCCGGGGGCTGCCCCACCGACCGTCGCCGCTTCCTCTCCGcccgcctctccagccccttcctcgTCCCCTGGCTTCTACCGGGGCGCGTACCCGGCCCCCTCGGACTTCGGTGTGCACTGCAGCAGCCAGACCACCGTGCTGGACCTGGACACTCACGTGGTGACCACGGTGGAAAACGGCTACTTGCACCAGGACTGCTGCGCCTCCGCCCACTGCCCCTGCTGTGGACAGGGCGCTCCGGGACCCGGCCTGGCGTCCGCCGCTGGTTGCAAACGCAAGTATTACCCTGGCCAGGAGGAAGAGGACGACGACGAGGAGGACGCGGGTGACCTGGGAGCCGAGCCCCCCGGGGGCGCCCCGTTCGCCCCCTGTAAGCGCGCCCGCTTCGAGGACTTCTGCCCGGACTCGTCCCCGGACGCGTCCAACATCTCAAACTTGATCTCCATCTTTGGCTCGGGCTTCTCGGGGCTGGTGAGCCGACAGCCGGACTCCTCGGAGCAGCCGCCGCCGCTCAACGGGCAGCTGTGCGCCAAGCAAGCGCTCGCCAGCCTCGGCGCCTGGACTCGAGCCATTGTCGCCTTCTAG